From the genome of Streptomyces sp. V2I9:
GACTCCGGCGGCAGCTGGTGGTCGTGGGGCGACTCCGGGTCCGGCAGCGACTCCGGTTCCGGCGGGCACTCCTGCGGCGGCGGCTCGTCGTGCGGGGGCGGGGGCGGGGGTGGCTGCGGCGGGGGCAGCAGCTGACGGGGCCACCCCCGCCGCCGGTGGCGGCTGACGGGGCCATGGGCCCGGGGGCGGGCGCACCAACGGGGAAGCGACGGGGGACCTCGCTTCGGGAGGGTAAGGCGGGTGGCGGCCATGGAGATCGTCTTGACGGTGCTGCTGCTGGGGGCACCGATCGTGGGCGCCGTGTGGCTCGTGTGGGGGATGGTGCGCTGTGGCGGCCGGGATGCCGGCCGGAAGGGCGCGCCTCGTCCCGGCGGTGGAGGTGGACGGCCTTCGGGCGGGAGCCGAGGCCCCGGCGGGAGCCGAGGCCCCGGCGGAAGCCGTCGCTCCGGAGGGCACTCGTGCGGGGGCGGGGCTGGATGCGGTGGGGGAGGCGGTGATTGACCCAGCCGTCGAGGGTCACGGACAGTGATCTCACACCAGGTGCCCGGAGGGTGAACTCCCTCCGGGCGTCTTTTCGTTGAGCGACGCGGACGTTTTCGGTTGAACACGTGAACCCGTGGGCCCCCGAGGGGATGGAAACCACGGCAAGTTGGGCGAAAACGCTGTGGGCGCGGTGCACTTCGTGCTTCCCTCGTCGAAGAGAACATTCAGCCCTCGGACCCCAGTTGGACCAGATCGGGCGCCCCTCACCTCCCACGCGCAGTCTGTCCGGGGCGTTCCGCTGTCCAGGTGTCCATGTGTGTTTGCGGAGCCCACCCATGCTCACCACCCTCCAGACGGCCTACTCCGATACCCGTGCCGCCGACCTGGCCTGGATGCTGGGGCGGGAGCCGCTGCCCGCCCTGGCGGTCCTCGACCTCCGGCTCGGCGGCTCCGAACTCCAGTTGAGGCTGCTCGGCGCCTCCCATCAGGTCCTCCTTCGGGAGGAGGGCGGGACCTGTTCCGAGACCGTGGCCTGCATGCCCGGCAGCAGTACCCCTCTGCCCCTCGGCGTCTCGAAGCGCCTCGGCGACCGGGAGTACGAATTCGCGGCCCGCGTCGAGATGCTGACCCAGGGTCAGTTCGCGGGCCGGGCGCAGGAGCTGCTCGCCCTCGTGAGCGACCATCCGCACGGACTGGTGGGCACCTTCCCCGGCAGTCCGTACGCCTTCACCGCGATGCTCGCCCAGCGCGCCGAGGGTCAGGTGCGGTGGCGGACCTGGCACGCGTACCCGCAGGAAGGGCAGTTGGTGGTGACCCGGACGCGGGTGGGGGCGCGGGTGCCCGCGGTCGCGGTCTGAGCGGCCGGGGCACTTGCACCCGTGTGGGTGACAAGGCGCGACGGTCCAGTGACGTAGCGTTCGCATCATGATCGACCAGCACACGTCGCTGCGAGGGGGCGCGGCGCCGCTCCCCGTGCGGCCGGGGACCGGCCGGTTCCTCGTGCTGGCCGCGGTCTTCGTCTGCGCCGCCTGCGGTCTCGTCTACGAGCTCGAACTGGTCGCGCTCGCCTCGTACTTGATCGGAGACTCGGTCACCCAGGCGTCCGTCGTGCTCTCCGTGATGGTGTTCGCGATGGGGATCGGCTCCCTTCTGGCGAAACGTCTGCGCTGCCACGCCGCCGTCGGGTTCGGC
Proteins encoded in this window:
- a CDS encoding DUF2617 family protein, giving the protein MLTTLQTAYSDTRAADLAWMLGREPLPALAVLDLRLGGSELQLRLLGASHQVLLREEGGTCSETVACMPGSSTPLPLGVSKRLGDREYEFAARVEMLTQGQFAGRAQELLALVSDHPHGLVGTFPGSPYAFTAMLAQRAEGQVRWRTWHAYPQEGQLVVTRTRVGARVPAVAV